One segment of Choloepus didactylus isolate mChoDid1 chromosome 15, mChoDid1.pri, whole genome shotgun sequence DNA contains the following:
- the PPP1R3C gene encoding protein phosphatase 1 regulatory subunit 3C, with amino-acid sequence MSCTRMIQVLDPRPLTSSVVPVDVAMRLCLAHSPPLKSFLGPYDNFQRRHFVNKLKPLKPCLNIKQEAKSQNDWKHSHNQSKKRVVFADSKGLSLTAIHVFSDLPEEPAWDLQFDLLDLNDISSGLKLHEEKNLILDFPQPSTDYLSFRSHFQKNFVCLENCSLQERTVTGTVKVKNLSFEKKVQIRITFDTWKSHSDMDCVYMKNVYGGSDSDTFSFAIDLPPVVPTEEKIEFCISYHANGQVFWDNNEGQNYRIVHVQWKPDGVQTQMASQDCAFHQVSPKTELESTIFGSPRLASGLFPEWQSWGRMENLASYR; translated from the coding sequence AATGATCCAGGTTTTAGATCCACGGCCTTTGACAAGTTCAGTTGTGCCAGTAGACGTGGCCATGAGGCTCTGCTTGGCTCATTCACCACCTCTCAAGAGCTTCCTGGGCCCTTATGATAACTTTCAACGAAGACATTTTGTGAACAAATTAAAGCCTCTGAAACCATGCCTCAATATAAAACAGGAGGCCAAATCACAGAACGACTGGAAGCACTCACACAACCAATCCAAGAAGCGGGTTGTGTTTGCCGACTCCAAGGGCCTCTCTCTCACTGCCATCCATGTCTTCTCTGACCTCCCAGAAGAACCAGCATGGGATCTCCAGTTTGATCTCTTGGACCTTAATGATATCTCCTCTGGCTTAAAACTCCATGAGGAGAAAAACTTGATTTTAGATTTCCCTCAGCCTTCAACTGACTACTTAAGTTTCCGGAGTCACTTTCAGAAGAACTTTGTCTGTCTGGAGAACTGTTCTTTGCAAGAGCGAACAGTGACTGGGACTGTGAAAGTAAAAAACCTGAGCTTTGAGAAGAAGGTTCAGATCCGTATCACTTTTGATACTTGGAAAAGCCACAGTGACATGGACTGTGTCTACATGAAAAATGTGTATGGTGGCTCAGATAGTGACACCTTCTCATTTGCCATTGATTTACCCCCTGTTGTTCCAACTGAGGAGAAAATCGAGTTCTGCATTTCTTACCACGCTAATGGGCAGGTCTTCTGGGACAACAACGAGGGGCAGAATTATAGAATTGTCCATGTGCAATGGAAACCTGATGGGGTGCAGACACAGATGGCATCCCAGGACTGTGCATTCCACCAAGTGTCTCCCAAAACTGAATTGGAGTCAACAATCTTTGGCAGTCCGAGGCTGGCTAGTGGGCTCTTCCCAGAATGGCAAAGCTGGGGGAGAATGGAGAACTTGGCTTCTTATCGATGA